From Plutella xylostella chromosome 23, ilPluXylo3.1, whole genome shotgun sequence:
AAagcagtacctacctactacgtGCCTATCtattaaacaatattattgggaaattttaaattaaaactaccGAAAGCATTATATAAACGCACGTATGGATACACATAAATCATAAACATTCATCATAGATCAAACATGAAATGGGATCGGcaatattttctattgtcGGTCTCGTAAAATCCCCGCATGCTTGACAAAATTCGCAGCAGCGAGCTAACCCGTAAATCTTTGAAATCTAAGCGCAAATTCAAACCGGCAGTtcagaaattttaaaaagcgtgtaataaatcttataaaataggtgtgaaattaataatatatgacCTCAACGGGAATAGGATTCGAGGGGAATTCGCGGTAAAATTTTGAGTCCTATTAGCAATGGGGTATACTTATTCAAGTTCGTGACGAATCGAAAAAGTTGTTGATAGTTTCGATAggtaaaactttttatggAGTAGTATAACATTTGAGACAGTTGTCATGGACAGGACAATAAAAACATGGCTTGCACTGAGTCTAAAATCGTTCACCCAAAGTCGATTGttggaatagaatagaaaacgACAGGTTTACCAACACTGTAGAGTCCGTGCCACGACTGAAGGCTGATAGACGCGTTCTGCACGCGCAGATCTTAATGTAGTCGCACACGGCTTTTATAATGAGTAGCTTCTGCTTTAGCCATAAGACTTTAATGGTGTCGCGGGCTATAGTATTAACCTCCGATAAAAAATAGGGTTGTTATAAGTTGAACGTATCTGTGTGTATCAGTCTGAGGTAGCGGAGCTTTCAAACTGCTGAACCGATTATCGGTTTGTTTTTATTGGctcataggtaatgttactcTGAGTGTTCTTAgcagccgttcaaaagttatgcgacttgaAGTGTTGAATGTcaggggtttttaacgttggttacgtaattattaataatctgTGTTTCTCCTCCTTAGGCGGACTGGTCCGAGCAGTTCGTGCTGAACGTGCACGGCGGGTCGGTGCTGccgtgcggcggcggcgcgcgcgttCTGTTCCAGTACCCCGCGTGCTCGCTGGAGGGCGCTGACCGCGTGCGCGTGTTCGGACGCGACGGGGCACGGATGAAGTATGTGGCGGAGCGACGGGTGCAGAGGTTAGTGGAGATAGTTACATACTTGCTTATCGTATCGACGACAATCTAACAAAGTTGCTACATGCTTGATTCATACACTGTTTTGACGGGATATTCTTCCTATCGTGTTGGCGATACTGCCAAGTTGCTAAATGGTACGTGCCCAAATTTGATACGGGCCCAGTAGCCAGCAGTATTAGTATACTGCTGCGTCTGTGGAAGTGTAGGGACAGGCGGGAGTGCTGTTCCAGTACCCCGCGTGCTCGCTAGAGGGCGCTGATCGCGTACGAGTGTTCGGACGCGACGGCAGCAGGATGAAGTATGTGGCGGAGCGGCGGGTGCAGAGGTTAGTTCATACACTGTATTGACGGGatgttcttcttcttattgTAAGCGATACCGTCAAGTTGCTAAATAGacatcatcattggccacagcATCTATTGTAGATGGTAGTTGCAGCACTCGTATGTTTATGGGTTGCCACATCGCCGTTGGTGGCTGTATAACCCTATAGCGGCACGGCGCCAGAATTGATACGGGCCCAGTGGCCAGCAGTATCAGTATACTGCTGCGTCTGTGGAAGTGTAGGGGCAGGCGCGCGTGCTGTTCCAGTACCCCGCGTGCTCGCTAGAGGGCGCCGACCGCGTGCACGTGTTCGGACGCGACGGGAGCAGGATGAAGTATGTGGCGGAGAGGCGGGTGCAGAGGTTAGTGGAGATAGATATACTTGTAGAATATTATGTACAGAAACATTATGTTAGTAAGTATAGTAAGCTGTAAGAGGTGAGTCAGTCAGTCAAACTCTTATAcatccctttcggcttactgtAACACTTTGCAACCCACTGTATAGATCGATAGACTATTCGTAAAAGAATATTATATGAATTCAAATCGAGTGCAAATACACAAAGATAAATACAGACATTtcacaaataatttaaactaTGAATTGGGTGAAAGTTGAAACAGATACTAAAAATACCCAGCATCAgtcaaacaataaatatagCGCATCATAAAAAGTgacacaaattaaaatatctcgCTACACGCTCGTAAAAACAgcatttatcaataaaactgCCTGAGgataaaacacaaataaacttttttttaatcctCGTTTATTTTCATCGAAAAATACCGGTATAAaatcaacataaaatatttgttttataaatgaCTACGTATAGGTTTGTGAAAATCGGctcttttatttaaactgtCATAAAATTGAAATGGATTTTGAATAACCCCGCCATTTGCATTTCATGCAAAGGATCTTTAATTAAAAGAGGatgggcaaaaatatatgggagctgggaccaccctccaatagcagtaagactaacgtcgttggataggtcttgtcaataggaataacttttgctttgacagctttgttgtcacagttgtccgttcagagatatatgacttataagttccgatactcgtcagttcatcttactgctattggaggctggaccaccctccaatagcagtaagactagcgtcgttggataggtcttgtcaaaaggaataacttttgctttgacagctttgtttccacagttgtccgttcagagatatatgacttataagttccgatactcgtcagttcatcttatttgctattggaggctggaccaccctccaatagcagtaagcctaacgtcgttggataggtcttgtcaataggaataacttttgctttgacagctttgttatcacagttgtccgttcagagatatatgactaatataagttccgatactcgtcagttcatcttactgctattggaggctggaccaccctccaatagcagtaagactaacgtcgttggacaggtcttgtcaataggaataacttttgctttgacagctttgttgtcacagtggtccgttcagagatatatgacttctaagctccgatactcgtcagttcatcttactgctattggaggcagAATACACCTCCACCGCTgccctttttgttttttatcgtCAGTTATTGTTATCCAATATGCCCAGATCTCGTCTGATAGTGTAGAtagtgtaattataataataaataattaaagaatcaccagtgctattatttttcttcccaagaaaatatttaattaaccccctatcggaacttatatgtcatatatctctgaacggacgactgtgacaacaaagctgtcaaagcaaaagtcattcctattgacaagacctatccaacgacgttagtcttactgctattggagggtggtcaggcctccaatagcagtaagatgaactgacgagtatcggaacttataagtcatatatctctgaacggacaactgtgacaacaaagctgtcatagcaaaagttattcctattgacaagacctatccaacgatgttagtcttaatgctattggagggtggtcccaatctgcccattgtcatttgtgTAATTTGTGGAAATGTGTATCCTCTAATTGGTGTCGCTACCTATGTACGAGTATGTTACAGGCATCCCGTGAATTAAAGTCATGGAATCCCAATTCAGACACTGCaatttgaataatattatgattatcaTCGAATTCATCACCCATTACCCATTCaccaacaataaataaaagctataatttacctacctacattaatgAATGTGGAAAAAAAGAGGTGTCTAGAggaattaaacaaaaaaatatgaaaataactgtTACATACTTACACGATGTCTGAAAGAGCTGTTGATCCTGAATCCTGAGCATTATTAAATCAGTGCAGTTGAGGAGCCCGATTGGTTGGGTCCAGCTTCCTTATTCCAAAGTCTCACCTTCACCTTACCCGTATCCTTCTTCATCCTCATTACTAACCAGCCAGTATGCCCCCTCAAAGACTAGCTCACATCACATCCTAATTTCTAACCAGCCAGTATTGCCCACAGAGGGCAGCACACTTCTATTCCTCATTCCTAACCAGCCAGTACTCCACAGAGGGCAGCACACGGCGTCCTTCGACTGCCGGCTGTTCAGCGAGCGCTACCCGGAGTATTGCTTCGTGTACGTGTCGCAGGCGGTCACCGGCGCCGTGGCTGATGTCCGGATGGACTGCCTGCCCACGCTGCCGCTATCAGGTTAGTGGGATTGAGGGACCATTGATTGGTGGAAACTTTATGTTATTGGCAGTGTGAAGTAAAGTTGCACGAGGGATGAATGAGACaggttatacttacttacttacttattcccaatctccgctggggagcaaagggccgaagtgaagcgccgccattctttacgatcttgGGCCAGCTCAGAGACAGGTTATACATAGaacttaaatgtatttataagcATAAAGCTGAGATATTACATAAATTCTGATATCTATACCTTTGTGATCTTATTTAGTGtactcacgtgcaatgaaaaagttccacctgccatatgccattgccgttccattTGTAACTgggactttttcatttctcgtgaCTTGTCAGTGTATTTCGTATAAAATACTGTCTATTATTACTGGGTggcggtcgaatggcgtagtggttagtgaccctgactgctgtgccgaaggtcccgggttcgattcccggctggggcagatatttgataaagacagatatttgtactcgggtcttgggtgttgatatttatatttagtatctatctatctatgtatttgtgtagatatatcagctgtccgacacccataacacaggttctgcctagcttggggtcggatggccgtgtgtgaggtgtccccacatatttatttattccacATATTTACTTAGTATTACCACTGttacatacctaataaataTTGTACCTCGTATTCCGTCTCCAAGCAgaaggcggcgcgggggggtgGGGCGAGTGGTCGCCGTGGTCCCCGTGCCCCTCGCCGGACCACTGCAGCACCCGGACCAGGAGCCGCCACCGGTTCTGCGACTCGCCCCCGCCGGCCTACGGCGCCAAGTATTGCGAGGTGAGTGGTGGGAACCTCGGTATAATAACGGCCGATCGATTATGAAGGCGAGAAGCCGTTGCTATTCTGTGGAGGTAGATACTTTTCGTTAGTAACTAAGGTAACCACATGGTAACTGATTGCATAGCAACTGTTGCTAGGTAACAAATAAATCAATACTACTTGTCAACTCGTGAACATCAACACTGTGAACTAAAATcaagtttataattttgtgtttatcgagaattttcctatttattaacttatttaacAATGCCACCAAAAAAGGACAAGAAAGATAAGAAAAAGGCTGGAAAACAAGAAGATGATAAACCTGGGGCAACGTTTACAGAAGTAGAGAAGACTTTCCTTGAACTTCAAATAGCTGAATTGAATCGTAAAATAGCCAGACTTCGAACTTCTGTGGATGAATATGAATTAAAGAACGAAGAACTACAAAAAGCTTACGATAAGTTAGATGAAGATCGTGCGGATATAATAGCATTCTTGAAAAAACAACTTAATCTTAAAAATGAAGAAAATGTTGAGTTGAAAGAGAAAGTCAAGGGTCTGGAACAGAACAGAGATTTAGAAAATTCGGGTTTCAAAGAAACAGTTGCTGAACTTGAGAAGAATTTTACCATCATGAAGGACCAACTTACATCTGAAAACAAATTGTTAGCAGGGAAATTAAATACACTTGAAGAGTTCAGAGCAATGAGAGATGACTTGATGAAAAAGTTTGAGAAACAGGAACAAGATTTTCAAGATCaagaaatgaaatataaaagaaTTATATACGACGCCGAAAAGAAGTTTGTTATTGGaaaagataaattaaaaaaagaaatggAGGCGCGGTTGTTGCAATTAGCTCAAGATTTTCAAGATGCAACTGAGTTGCGCATTGCTGCTTCTACACACAGAGTTATAAGGGAAAATATTGCTATTAACAATGAATTAGATAATATGCTATCAACACAAGAAAAAATTTCTGaacttaatgaaaaatataaggaAAGTGAGAGAATATCCCGCGCCGCCAAAGAGCTAGCAGAAGAAGAAAGAGACACAgctatcaataaaaatatcgttCAGTTAAAAGTTATTGATAAACTTACGAAAGCTTTTCAAGATATGAAAAAAGAACAAGCATTGCTTGAGAAGAAAAACTTTGATTTTGATGTTCTACAAACAAAACTAGAAAGACTCACAAAAGAAAATAGTGATTTATCCCTACAAGTTCGTATTTTAGAACAACATCTTCATTCAAAATTAAACGATCAAAATAATGTTGATGCGAAAACTAATAAACTAATCGATGAAAGCAGCAACCTCAAGAAAATTTTAATGGAAGCTGCAACCGCTGTTCAAGCCGCACTAAAACTAGACAACTGGGCCAAAATTGACCCAAGTAGAGAAATAATGGATAGACAACTACTCTTGTCCAAGCTTCTTCAGATTGTTACACAATATCGAGATATTCAACCGACAGCATCTCTTGAGACATTAGCATCGTTCGGACAAATATACGAAGAAGGTGATTTGGGTTTTATTCCAAAAGTCGCATCCGATCGAAAGACAAGTAAAGCATCCAAACTCATAACAGATGGTACAAGTTTATCGAAAGAATCATTTTCCGAGAAAAAAAGTGTATCTTCAGTAATGTCAAGTGAATCTAATATAACCTTGAAAACAATACCAAGCATTCAAATAATTCCAGAAATATCTAAAGATACAATAACTGTAAAAGATAGCATTGAGTCTTTGGTAGCGACGCCGAAATCTGATGACAGTTCAGTGGATAAGGACCTTGCTCCCAGTAGGAGAGATATTTCAAAATTGCTCGAAGCTAGCAAAATTGAGCTACAAAAATCGttaatgaaagatttggaACAGTCTAAAGCAACATTACTTGAAGAAGACAAATCTAAGTCTAGGTCAGTATTGT
This genomic window contains:
- the LOC105380628 gene encoding cilia- and flagella-associated protein 157 isoform X1 translates to MPPKKDKKDKKKAGKQEDDKPGATFTEVEKTFLELQIAELNRKIARLRTSVDEYELKNEELQKAYDKLDEDRADIIAFLKKQLNLKNEENVELKEKVKGLEQNRDLENSGFKETVAELEKNFTIMKDQLTSENKLLAGKLNTLEEFRAMRDDLMKKFEKQEQDFQDQEMKYKRIIYDAEKKFVIGKDKLKKEMEARLLQLAQDFQDATELRIAASTHRVIRENIAINNELDNMLSTQEKISELNEKYKESERISRAAKELAEEERDTAINKNIVQLKVIDKLTKAFQDMKKEQALLEKKNFDFDVLQTKLERLTKENSDLSLQVRILEQHLHSKLNDQNNVDAKTNKLIDESSNLKKILMEAATAVQAALKLDNWAKIDPSREIMDRQLLLSKLLQIVTQYRDIQPTASLETLASFGQIYEEGDLGFIPKVASDRKTSKASKLITDGTSLSKESFSEKKSVSSVMSSESNITLKTIPSIQIIPEISKDTITVKDSIESLVATPKSDDSSVDKDLAPSRRDISKLLEASKIELQKSLMKDLEQSKATLLEEDKSKSRSVLFEEKQKSGEIGEEKEDETSIKTTRESKRSSIHKESMSKKSVRDGHESRGGSVELDTKIESVKGVHESEKEESKEGTAAKLEEDVDDIEKPQEDELKKASSKSVEKTSPTIETSEKEESKEGTAAKLEEDVDDIEKPQEDELRKASSKSVEKTSPNIETSEPETVKALETKKSDEKVSENPDI
- the LOC105380628 gene encoding cilia- and flagella-associated protein 157 isoform X2, whose product is MPPKKDKKDKKKAGKQEDDKPGATFTEVEKTFLELQIAELNRKIARLRTSVDEYELKNEELQKAYDKLDEDRADIIAFLKKQLNLKNEENVELKEKVKGLEQNRDLENSGFKETVAELEKNFTIMKDQLTSENKLLAGKLNTLEEFRAMRDDLMKKFEKQEQDFQDQEMKYKRIIYDAEKKFVIGKDKLKKEMEARLLQLAQDFQDATELRIAASTHRVIRENIAINNELDNMLSTQEKISELNEKYKESERISRAAKELAEEERDTAINKNIVQLKVIDKLTKAFQDMKKEQALLEKKNFDFDVLQTKLERLTKENSDLSLQVRILEQHLHSKLNDQNNVDAKTNKLIDESSNLKKILMEAATAVQAALKLDNWAKIDPSREIMDRQLLLSKLLQIVTQYRDIQPTASLETLASFGQIYEEGDLGFIPKVASDRKTSKASKLITDGTSLSKESFSEKKSVSSVMSSESNITLKTIPSIQIIPEISKDTITVKDSIESLVATPKSDDSSVDKDLAPSRRDISKLLEASKIELQKSLMKDLEQSKATLLEEDKSKSRSVLFEEKQKSGEIGEEKEDETSIKTTRESKRSSIHKESMSKKSVRDGHESRGGSVELDTKIESVKGVHESEKEESKEGTAAKLEEDVDDIEKPQEDELKKASSKSVEKTSPTIETSEPETVKALETKKSDEKVSENPDI
- the LOC105380628 gene encoding cilia- and flagella-associated protein 157 isoform X3 — its product is MPPKKDKKDKKKAGKQEDDKPGATFTEVEKTFLELQIAELNRKIARLRTSVDEYELKNEELQKAYDKLDEDRADIIAFLKKQLNLKNEENVELKEKVKGLEQNRDLENSGFKETVAELEKNFTIMKDQLTSENKLLAGKLNTLEEFRAMRDDLMKKFEKQEQDFQDQEMKYKRIIYDAEKKFVIGKDKLKKEMEARLLQLAQDFQDATELRIAASTHRVIRENIAINNELDNMLSTQEKISELNEKYKESERISRAAKELAEEERDTAINKNIVQLKVIDKLTKAFQDMKKEQALLEKKNFDFDVLQTKLERLTKENSDLSLQVRILEQHLHSKLNDQNNVDAKTNKLIDESSNLKKILMEAATAVQAALKLDNWAKIDPSREIMDRQLLLSKLLQIVTQYRDIQPTASLETLASFGQIYEEGDLGFIPKVASDRKTSKASKLITDGTSLSKESFSEKKSVSSVMSSESNITLKTIPSIQIIPEISKDTITVKDSIESLVATPKSDDSSVDKDLAPSRRDISKLLEASKIELQKSLMKDLEQSKATLLEEDKSKSRSVLFEEKQKSGEIGEEKEDETSIKTTRESKRSSIHKESMSKKSVRDGHESRGGSVELDTKIESVKGVHESEKEESKEGTAAKLEEDVDDIEKPQEDELRKASSKSVEKTSPNIETSEPETVKALETKKSDEKVSENPDI